In Vibrio cidicii, the DNA window AGTCATGATCGCGCTTTGTTGATGGAGATGGATCGCATCGCGCGTTTGACTTCAGAAGGGCTGCATTGGTTTGAAGGTAACTATGCGGCGTACCATAGTCAGTGGCAATTACAGCAACAAGCACTAGAGAGAAAAGTCGCCCAACTGAAAAGTGAGCAAAAATCGATTGCTCGAGAGTTGCAAAAAAGCCGTGAAAAAGCGCAACAGCGCGCAGCTCAGGGGCGCAAAGCGCTAAGAACAGGTAGCCAGCCGAAGATATTGATGGACGGCAAAAAAAACAGTGCGGAAAAAAGTCGCTCTGCAGCTGTCATCAATGGGCAAAATCAACTGAAACGTAATCAGCAGCAGTTGTTGAGTTTGTCCGCAAAACGAGTGCGTGAATCGCCAACGGTAATCTACCTGACTGATGTTGAGAGCAGCAAAAATCGGCAGCTGCTGAGTGTTGAGCGTTATCGCTCTTGCGGTGCAAATCATCCGTTATTGGATTTTCAAGTTAGGCAATTTGAGCACCTGCGCCTAAGTGGTGCCAATGGCTGTGGTAAAAGTCGCTTACTCAAAGCGATCGCGGGGTTGCATCAAGAGTATCAAGGTCAAATCAAGCTCAACACATCGGTGGTTTATTTAGATCAAGATTACCGTTTGCTTGAGCTTGAACGCAGTGTGCTGGAAAACCTCGTGGATTTTTGTCCAAGTTTAGGTGAGGGTGATGCTCGTTTGCTGCTGGCTGGGATCGGCTTTCGTGGTGACTCAGTACATCGCAAAGCGCGACATCTGAGCGGTGGGGAAAAAATGAAACTAGCGATGCTGATGGTTAGCCATGTTGACGGCGATCCTTTGCTGCTATTGGATGAACCGGATAACCACTTAGATATCGAAGCGAAAACAGTCTTAGCCACCGCGCTGCGCGACTATCGGGGGCTTTGATTCTCGTTAGTCACGATGACTATTTCGTTGAGGCCGCAAAATTGGACAAAGAGTGCAAAGTGGAGTCGCTCGGCTAGTGAGGCGTTATGGTCAAAGGTAAGTGCTCTGTCAAGGATGACGGAGGCGGAATTTGGGCTAGACTTAAGGTTAATGAGCAATTATGAGCAAAGAGGAAATTGTGCAACGGAATCTGCAGTCGATGGACGTGAAATATGAGAAGCGAAGAGTCGCGCTGCTGCACTCGCTGAAAATTCTCGATACAGAGCGAGAAGAGCGTTTCGAGCGTTTTACTCGTTTGGCTAAATTTATCGCTGGCAGTGATATTGCCTTGATAAGTCTGGTCGACAGTAATCGGCAGTGGTTTAAGTCTCGTGCTGGCTTGGATGTGTGTCAAACAGACAGAGACTCTTCTTTTTGCACTCACGCAATCCAAGGTTCTGAGCCGCTGATTATCAGCGATGTATTTGATGACCAGCGTTTTAAAGATAATCCCTTAGTTCTACACGAGCCTTTTATACGTGCCTACGCTGGTTTTCCTATCGCTATTGATGGTATTCACCGTCTTGGCACTCTGTGTGTTATTGATAAAAAGCCGCACCAACTTTCGACTGAGCAGGTACAAGCACTCAGTGATTTGGCGCGTATTCTGGAGACCGAGCTTAAGAGCAGTGGATTAGCGATTGTCGACGAGCTCACTGGTTTGATGAATCGACGCGGCTTCTATCAAGAAGCGCTGCGCATATTGTCGGTCAGTAGCCTAAGTCATGACGGCTATACGCTGATCTATTTTGATCTCGATGGTTTTAAGCAGATCAACGATCAGTTCGGTCACGATGTTGGCGACGAGGTACTGCGGCAATTTTCTTACAGTTTGGCTGAGTCGATTTGCTGTTCTCAGGATGTGGCTTGTCGATTAGGCGGCGATGAATTCTGTGCTCTGGTTCAACATGGTGGCCATTATGATGTGGCTAGCACCATTCAGCGTTTGGAGGAGAGCCTTAACTCTCAAGGCGAATTGGGTATTCCGCCAATTGAGTACAGTTGGGGAGCGGCTACACGGTTGCAACATCTCTGCGGAGACTCGGTTGAAGCGTTGCTCTCTGAAGCAGATGAGGCGATGTATCTTTGTAAGAAGCAGCGGCGTAAATTGCGACAAAGCTCAGTCTCCTGAACCTCATTTTCAATGACAGCCAGTCTCAGTGACTGGCTTTTTCTTCGCCTAAAGTATTATTCATTCATTGCTTAATTAGCTTGTTCTACTTTAATTGTGTTCTAAAATGAAAGAGTCAGAAAAAGTGAGAGGTATCTGCTTAACACTTTGGACGATGCGTGAATTAGAACGACTTCAGTCGTCTGGCTTATAGAATTTTTCGAGCGTTGGAGATGAGGCTAGCATTTACCAAGTCGGTTTTATTTGCGCAAGGATGAATGAAGATGAAATGGTTGAATAATTTAACGATAACGCAAAAAATGAGTAGTTTGGTCGGCGCACTGCTCAGCCTCATCATTCTTGTCTCTGCATTTGCGGTGACTAAAATGGAAAAAGTTGCTCTAGAGATAGGCAGCATCGCCAATAATAATATTCCTTTGACCAAAGTCGTCACTGACTTAACGGTTCACCAACTTGAAAGTGCAGTCATGCTGGAAAAGTTGCTGCGCTCCTCTCAGATCCCGCTTGAGTCCTCTGTGAATGAACAACAGCTATATCTCAACAAGTTGCGACTCGGTGTTGACAAGGGGCGGCTAGAACTAGAGAAAGCCAGCCAGGCGCTAAACATCGCTTTTCAACAAAGCGTCATGCCAGAAGTTCAACGTTATTTACAAAACTTAGAGCGAGATTTTCACGCGTTGCAGCAAGAACAAGCAAGTTTTGAGCGTCAACTAAATAAACTGCTGGAAGAGTTGGATAAAGGCGTTGCTGCGACTGAACTCGTTACCTTAGCCACCGAGTTAGAATCTTATGCAGAGCAAATGGATCATCATTTAGTTGAGGTGCTGGGCAAAATTGAAGCGGCAACGATTCAATCAATCCATATTGCCGAACAGGAAGAAAAAGAAGCGCTTAGTGGCATGTTGCTCCTTTCTTTGTTTGCGTTAGCGTTCGGCGCAACATTGGGTCTGTTGTTTAGCAAGCAGATTGTTAGATCGGTGGCCTATGCAAGAAATCTCGCTTACAAAATCGCTCATGGCGATCTCACCCAGCGAGCTCAGGTGGATTCCAAAGATGAAATCGGTCAGTTACTAACACACATGAACAGTATGGCTCAAGCGCTTGAAAGCATGGTCGGAGAGGTCATGGATAGGGCCAACACAATAGCTTCGACGGTGGTTGAATTAAATGCTGTTGCTGAAAGCAACAGACGTTCTGTATCGAAACAGCAGCAGAATATGGATCA includes these proteins:
- a CDS encoding methyl-accepting chemotaxis protein, whose translation is MKWLNNLTITQKMSSLVGALLSLIILVSAFAVTKMEKVALEIGSIANNNIPLTKVVTDLTVHQLESAVMLEKLLRSSQIPLESSVNEQQLYLNKLRLGVDKGRLELEKASQALNIAFQQSVMPEVQRYLQNLERDFHALQQEQASFERQLNKLLEELDKGVAATELVTLATELESYAEQMDHHLVEVLGKIEAATIQSIHIAEQEEKEALSGMLLLSLFALAFGATLGLLFSKQIVRSVAYARNLAYKIAHGDLTQRAQVDSKDEIGQLLTHMNSMAQALESMVGEVMDRANTIASTVVELNAVAESNRRSVSKQQQNMDQVASAMHQMAASITEVASSAEEATMSTARADENAKQTCVVISQTQSLSKELVESAQSSQKIIEELQTSTEQIQNFVMVVEGIAEQTNLLALNAAIEAARAGEQGRGFAVVADEVRALASRSQHATQEIGNLINTLVVRAGTAVDMIHSSDEKIESSFASIEEAKAQLDVISNALAELMEANTQVAAASEEQAVSAEEISSNLNGIRDAGEIVMMSSNETSQASEDLAQQAQALKMLMGKFVVKQSI
- a CDS encoding sensor domain-containing diguanylate cyclase, producing MQRNLQSMDVKYEKRRVALLHSLKILDTEREERFERFTRLAKFIAGSDIALISLVDSNRQWFKSRAGLDVCQTDRDSSFCTHAIQGSEPLIISDVFDDQRFKDNPLVLHEPFIRAYAGFPIAIDGIHRLGTLCVIDKKPHQLSTEQVQALSDLARILETELKSSGLAIVDELTGLMNRRGFYQEALRILSVSSLSHDGYTLIYFDLDGFKQINDQFGHDVGDEVLRQFSYSLAESICCSQDVACRLGGDEFCALVQHGGHYDVASTIQRLEESLNSQGELGIPPIEYSWGAATRLQHLCGDSVEALLSEADEAMYLCKKQRRKLRQSSVS
- a CDS encoding ATP-binding cassette domain-containing protein is translated as MDTEHFTQLGEQWNIVETIQSTLDELRITLPPDASCRELSGGQFTLLKLKRLFLASSDALVLDEPTNHLDTLSREWLITQLRKEQRPVLVASHDRALLMEMDRIARLTSEGLHWFEGNYAAYHSQWQLQQQALERKVAQLKSEQKSIARELQKSREKAQQRAAQGRKALRTGSQPKILMDGKKNSAEKSRSAAVINGQNQLKRNQQQLLSLSAKRVRESPTVIYLTDVESSKNRQLLSVERYRSCGANHPLLDFQVRQFEHLRLSGANGCGKSRLLKAIAGLHQEYQGQIKLNTSVVYLDQDYRLLELERSVLENLVDFCPSLGEGDARLLLAGIGFRGDSVHRKARHLSGGEKMKLAMLMVSHVDGDPLLLLDEPDNHLDIEAKTVLATALRDYRGL